A stretch of Enterobacter cloacae complex sp. ECNIH7 DNA encodes these proteins:
- the pdxR gene encoding MocR-like pyridoxine biosynthesis transcription factor PdxR: MNIPGDELYALLHAALKKRGQETLQRALYLALREAILGGRLRSGSQLPGSRTLAQQISVSLNTVNAALDQLALEGYLLRNRQGTRVGQFAHRTIARALPDPDVRLTKRVALLSAPVPRDTPVMAFTPGTPAINYFPLPLWRRLYDRVLREEGSALLGYGDPAGEPSLRAAIARHLALSRGIDCDASQIVITEGALEGVNLCTMLLSEPGDVAWVENPGYSGAKSAFVKTGLAMTGIPVDDEGMCWEGLDAPAPSLIFTSPSHQFPCGSVLSARRRLALLELARQHNAWIIEDDYDSEFRYAGEPVPAMLGMVNNAPVVYLGTFSKTLFPSLRMGFMVLPPALAKAARPAIGSLLRGGHRAEQRTLALFIEEGHYARHLAAMRRLYRKRYRQLREVLCAELYSPHRILAGEGGMHLTLAIDGIDDQRLVEQARAFQLAPAALSGYYLEVKQGQTGLVLGYGNTSASQFTPGIRRLQALITQQQGGKG, from the coding sequence ATGAATATACCGGGTGATGAGCTTTACGCTTTGCTCCATGCTGCGCTGAAAAAGCGTGGGCAAGAGACGCTCCAGCGCGCGCTCTATCTCGCTTTGCGGGAGGCCATACTGGGCGGAAGGCTTCGGTCCGGCAGCCAGCTGCCCGGTTCGCGAACGCTGGCGCAGCAGATCTCGGTTTCCCTAAACACCGTCAATGCGGCGCTGGACCAGCTCGCGCTCGAAGGCTATTTGCTGCGTAACCGTCAGGGTACGCGGGTGGGGCAATTCGCTCATCGTACGATTGCCCGGGCATTGCCGGATCCTGACGTCAGGCTGACAAAACGGGTCGCCCTGCTGTCCGCGCCCGTGCCGCGCGACACCCCGGTGATGGCGTTTACGCCGGGAACGCCTGCTATTAACTATTTCCCCTTGCCGCTGTGGCGGCGATTGTACGATCGCGTCCTGCGCGAGGAGGGGAGTGCCCTGTTAGGCTATGGCGACCCGGCCGGCGAGCCGTCGCTGCGGGCCGCGATTGCCCGGCATCTCGCCCTGTCTCGCGGTATCGACTGCGACGCCAGCCAGATAGTGATAACCGAAGGAGCGCTTGAGGGCGTCAATCTCTGCACAATGCTGTTAAGCGAGCCTGGCGATGTCGCCTGGGTAGAAAACCCCGGCTATAGCGGGGCAAAGAGTGCGTTTGTTAAAACCGGCCTGGCAATGACGGGAATACCGGTAGATGACGAGGGAATGTGCTGGGAAGGGCTGGATGCGCCCGCTCCTTCACTGATTTTTACCTCACCTTCGCATCAGTTCCCTTGCGGGAGCGTGCTCAGCGCGCGGCGGCGGCTGGCGCTGCTGGAGCTGGCCCGGCAGCACAACGCGTGGATCATTGAAGACGATTACGACAGCGAGTTCCGCTATGCCGGTGAGCCCGTACCGGCGATGCTGGGAATGGTCAATAATGCGCCCGTTGTGTATCTGGGTACGTTCAGTAAAACGCTTTTTCCATCGCTCAGAATGGGGTTCATGGTGTTACCGCCAGCGCTGGCGAAAGCGGCTCGCCCGGCCATCGGCTCGCTGTTGCGCGGGGGGCATCGTGCAGAGCAGCGTACCCTGGCGCTGTTTATTGAAGAAGGTCATTACGCCCGTCATCTTGCCGCCATGCGTCGGCTCTACCGTAAGCGCTACCGCCAGCTGCGTGAGGTGCTGTGCGCAGAGCTTTATTCTCCGCACCGCATTCTGGCTGGCGAAGGTGGAATGCATCTGACGCTGGCGATAGACGGTATTGACGACCAGAGGCTGGTGGAGCAGGCGAGGGCGTTTCAGCTGGCACCCGCTGCGCTGAGCGGGTACTACCTGGAGGTGAAGCAGGGGCAAACCGGTCTGGTTTTAGGTTACGGCAATACCTCTGCTTCTCAGTTTACGCCGGGGATCCGACGCCTGCAGGCGTTAATTACGCAGCAGCAGGGCGGGAAAGGGTAA
- a CDS encoding YlaC family protein: MTEIQRLLTATIDDLNLREKRDNRPRFSISFIRKHPGLFVAMYAAWLATLIVMLKSETLVDSVWLLVVLFVVFNAFFFFDVNPRYRYEDIDVLDFRVCYNGEWYNTRYVPEELIENIMHSPAVEAGQKEKLQKMVSTKGQLSFYDVFTLSRPAAA; this comes from the coding sequence ATGACCGAGATACAGCGCCTGCTTACCGCCACCATCGACGATCTCAACCTCCGCGAAAAGCGCGACAATCGCCCGCGCTTTAGCATTAGCTTTATTCGCAAACATCCTGGACTGTTTGTCGCCATGTATGCCGCGTGGCTGGCGACGCTGATTGTGATGCTGAAGTCCGAAACGCTGGTGGACTCCGTCTGGCTGCTGGTTGTACTGTTTGTCGTCTTTAACGCCTTTTTCTTTTTCGACGTGAATCCGCGCTACCGTTACGAAGATATCGACGTGCTCGATTTTCGGGTCTGCTATAACGGCGAATGGTACAACACGCGTTACGTGCCAGAAGAGCTGATCGAAAACATTATGCACTCTCCGGCGGTTGAAGCCGGGCAAAAAGAGAAGCTGCAGAAAATGGTCTCCACCAAAGGCCAGCTCTCTTTCTATGATGTTTTTACCCTTTCCCGCCCTGCTGCTGCGTAA
- the maa gene encoding maltose O-acetyltransferase — protein MSLEKQKMIAGEHYRPGDETLRADRLRARHLVYRYNHTAPDEKTERQNILAELLGQSAGAYIEPSFRCDYGYNIYLGKNFYANFDCVMLDVCPVHIGDNCMLAPGVHIYTATHPLDAEERNSGVEFGKPVNIGNNVWIGGRAVINPGVTIGDNVVVASGAVVTKDVPANVVVGGNPAKIIKTL, from the coding sequence ATGAGCTTAGAAAAACAGAAAATGATTGCCGGTGAACATTACCGCCCCGGCGATGAGACGTTACGGGCTGACCGACTGCGGGCCCGCCATCTGGTTTACCGCTATAACCACACCGCGCCTGATGAAAAAACAGAACGACAGAACATTCTGGCGGAACTTCTGGGACAAAGCGCAGGAGCTTATATTGAGCCGAGCTTCCGCTGCGACTACGGATATAACATTTATCTGGGCAAAAACTTTTATGCAAACTTCGACTGCGTGATGCTGGATGTCTGCCCTGTTCATATTGGCGATAACTGCATGCTCGCGCCGGGTGTTCATATTTATACGGCTACCCATCCCCTGGACGCGGAAGAACGAAACAGCGGCGTGGAATTTGGAAAACCTGTCAATATTGGCAATAACGTCTGGATTGGTGGCCGGGCGGTCATTAACCCCGGCGTCACCATTGGTGATAATGTGGTGGTGGCCTCCGGCGCCGTCGTGACGAAAGACGTCCCGGCTAACGTCGTCGTTGGCGGCAACCCGGCAAAAATCATCAAAACGCTGTGA
- a CDS encoding HHA domain-containing protein: MSDKPLTKIDYLMRLRRCQSIDTLERVIEKNKYELSDNELAVFYSAADHRLAELTMNKLYDKIPTSVWKFVR, encoded by the coding sequence ATGTCTGATAAACCACTCACAAAAATCGATTATTTGATGCGCTTACGACGTTGTCAGTCAATTGACACGCTCGAGCGCGTCATTGAAAAGAATAAATACGAGCTTTCTGATAATGAACTGGCGGTATTTTATTCAGCCGCTGACCATCGTCTTGCTGAACTGACAATGAATAAGCTGTATGACAAAATCCCTACTTCTGTGTGGAAATTTGTCCGTTAA
- the tomB gene encoding Hha toxicity modulator TomB, with protein sequence MDEYSPKRHDIAQLKFLCESLYHDCLANLDESNHGWVNDPTSAINLQLNELIEHIATFALNYKIKYNEDNKLIEQIDEYLDDTFMLFSSYGINAQDLQKWRKSGNRLFRCFVNVSRANPVSLSC encoded by the coding sequence ATGGACGAGTACTCGCCAAAAAGGCATGATATCGCGCAGTTGAAATTTCTCTGCGAATCCTTGTACCATGACTGCCTTGCCAATCTTGATGAAAGCAACCATGGCTGGGTAAACGACCCAACGTCTGCCATCAATTTACAGTTGAATGAGCTGATAGAGCATATCGCAACCTTCGCACTTAATTATAAAATTAAGTACAATGAAGATAATAAGCTCATTGAGCAAATTGATGAATACCTGGACGACACCTTTATGTTGTTCAGCAGTTACGGCATTAACGCTCAGGATTTGCAAAAATGGCGTAAATCGGGAAATCGGCTATTCCGCTGTTTCGTCAACGTGAGCAGAGCTAACCCGGTGAGTCTTTCCTGTTAA
- the acrB gene encoding multidrug efflux RND transporter permease subunit AcrB, whose product MPNFFIDRPIFAWVIAIIIMLAGGLAILKLPVAQYPTIAPPAVTISATYPGADAKTVQDTVTQVIEQNMNGIDNLMYMSSNSDSTGTVQITLTFQSGTDADIAQVQVQNKLQLAMPLLPQEVQQQGVSVEKSSSSFLMVVGVINTNGTMTQEDISDYVGANMKDAISRTSGVGDVQLFGSQYAMRIWMDPNKLNNFQLTPVDVISAIKAQNAQVAAGQLGGTPPVKGQQLNASIIAQTRLTSADEFSKILLKVNQDGSQVRLRDVAKVELGGENYDIIAKYNGKPASGLGIKLATGANALDTATAIRAELKRMEPFFPSGLKIVYPYDTTPFVKISIHEVVKTLIEAIILVFLVMYLFLQNFRATLIPTIAVPVVLLGTFAILSIFGYSINTLTMFGMVLAIGLLVDDAIVVVENVERVMAEEGLPPKEATRKSMGQIQGALVGIAMVLSAVFIPMAFFGGSTGAIYRQFSITIVSAMALSVLVALILTPALCATMLKPIQKGGHGEHKGFFGWFNRMFDKSTHHYTDSVGNILRSTGRYLLLYIIIVVGMAYLFVRLPSSFLPDEDQGVFLSMAQLPAGASQERTQKVLDEMTDYYLTKEKANVESVFAVNGFGFAGRGQNTGIAFVSLKDWSERPGKENKVEAITGRAMGTFSQIKDAMVFAFNLPAIVELGTATGFDFQLIDQGGLGHEKLTQARNQLFGEVAKHPDLLVGVRPNGLEDTPQYKIDIDQEKAQALGVSISDINTTLGAAWGGSYVNDFIDRGRVKKVYVMSEAQYRMLPNDINNWYVRGSNGQMVPFSAFSTSRWEYGSPRLERYNGLPSMEILGQAAPGRSTGEAMNLMEELASKLPAGIGYDWTGMSYQERLSGNQAPALYAISLIVVFLCLAALYESWSIPFSVMLVVPLGVIGALLAATFRGLTNDVYFQVGLLTTIGLSAKNAILIVEFAKDLMEKEGKGLIEATLEAVRMRLRPILMTSLAFILGVLPLVISSGAGSGAQNAVGTGVMGGMITATVLAIFFVPVFFVVVRRRFSRKNEDIEHSHSVEPH is encoded by the coding sequence ATGCCTAATTTCTTTATCGATCGCCCCATATTTGCGTGGGTGATCGCCATTATCATCATGCTGGCCGGGGGACTTGCGATCCTGAAGCTGCCTGTCGCGCAATATCCAACGATTGCGCCACCGGCGGTGACAATTTCCGCAACCTACCCGGGGGCTGATGCGAAAACGGTGCAGGACACCGTTACCCAGGTTATCGAACAGAACATGAACGGTATCGATAACCTGATGTACATGTCCTCAAACAGTGACTCCACCGGTACGGTTCAGATCACCCTGACCTTCCAGTCAGGTACGGATGCTGACATTGCGCAGGTTCAGGTGCAGAACAAACTGCAGCTGGCGATGCCTTTACTGCCGCAGGAAGTACAACAGCAAGGTGTGAGCGTCGAGAAATCGTCCAGTAGCTTCCTGATGGTTGTCGGCGTTATCAACACCAACGGCACCATGACGCAGGAAGATATTTCTGACTACGTGGGCGCCAACATGAAGGACGCCATCAGCCGTACTTCCGGTGTGGGTGACGTGCAGCTGTTCGGTTCCCAGTACGCGATGCGTATCTGGATGGATCCGAACAAGCTGAACAACTTCCAGCTGACCCCGGTTGACGTGATCAGCGCGATTAAAGCGCAGAACGCCCAGGTGGCGGCCGGTCAGTTAGGCGGTACACCGCCGGTGAAAGGCCAGCAGCTTAACGCCTCGATCATCGCGCAGACCCGTCTGACCTCAGCCGATGAGTTCAGCAAAATTCTGCTGAAAGTGAATCAGGACGGTTCGCAGGTTCGCCTGCGTGACGTGGCAAAAGTTGAGCTGGGCGGTGAGAACTACGACATCATCGCGAAGTACAACGGCAAGCCGGCTTCCGGTCTGGGTATCAAACTGGCGACAGGCGCTAACGCCCTGGACACCGCCACGGCGATCCGCGCAGAGCTGAAGAGAATGGAACCGTTCTTCCCGTCAGGTCTGAAAATCGTTTACCCGTACGACACCACGCCGTTCGTCAAAATCTCGATTCATGAAGTGGTTAAGACGCTGATCGAAGCCATCATCCTGGTATTCCTGGTGATGTACCTGTTCCTGCAAAACTTCCGCGCGACGCTTATCCCAACGATTGCCGTGCCGGTTGTTCTGCTCGGGACCTTTGCGATCCTGTCGATATTTGGCTACTCGATAAACACCCTGACGATGTTCGGGATGGTGCTCGCCATCGGCCTGCTGGTGGATGACGCCATCGTCGTGGTCGAGAACGTCGAGCGTGTGATGGCAGAGGAAGGTCTGCCGCCGAAGGAAGCTACCCGTAAATCCATGGGTCAGATCCAGGGCGCGCTGGTCGGTATCGCGATGGTGCTGTCTGCGGTATTTATCCCGATGGCCTTCTTCGGAGGCTCTACCGGTGCGATTTACCGTCAGTTCTCCATTACCATCGTTTCCGCGATGGCCCTGTCGGTACTGGTGGCGTTGATCCTGACGCCAGCCCTGTGTGCCACCATGCTGAAGCCGATTCAGAAAGGCGGTCACGGCGAGCATAAAGGCTTCTTCGGCTGGTTTAACCGCATGTTTGACAAGAGCACGCACCACTACACCGACAGCGTGGGCAACATCCTGCGCAGCACCGGTCGTTACCTGCTGCTCTATATCATCATCGTGGTGGGCATGGCCTACCTGTTTGTTCGTCTGCCAAGCTCCTTCCTGCCGGACGAAGATCAGGGCGTGTTCCTGAGTATGGCTCAGCTTCCGGCGGGTGCGTCGCAAGAGCGTACCCAGAAAGTGCTGGATGAGATGACCGATTACTACCTCACCAAAGAGAAAGCCAACGTTGAATCCGTGTTTGCGGTTAACGGCTTTGGCTTTGCGGGTCGCGGTCAGAACACCGGTATTGCCTTCGTCTCTCTGAAGGACTGGTCTGAACGTCCGGGCAAAGAGAACAAGGTTGAAGCCATCACCGGCCGTGCAATGGGCACCTTCTCGCAGATTAAAGATGCGATGGTATTCGCCTTTAACCTGCCAGCGATTGTTGAACTGGGTACCGCAACCGGCTTCGACTTCCAGCTGATCGACCAGGGCGGTCTGGGTCACGAAAAACTGACGCAGGCGCGTAACCAGCTGTTTGGTGAAGTCGCTAAACACCCTGACCTGCTGGTCGGCGTGCGTCCAAACGGCTTGGAAGATACGCCACAGTACAAAATCGATATCGATCAGGAGAAAGCCCAGGCGCTGGGCGTATCCATCAGTGATATCAATACCACGCTGGGCGCAGCCTGGGGCGGTAGCTACGTTAACGACTTCATCGACCGCGGTCGTGTGAAGAAAGTGTACGTGATGTCCGAGGCGCAGTACCGTATGCTGCCGAACGATATTAACAACTGGTACGTTCGCGGCAGCAATGGTCAGATGGTACCGTTCTCGGCGTTCTCAACCTCACGCTGGGAATACGGTTCACCGCGTCTGGAACGCTATAACGGTCTGCCATCGATGGAGATCCTGGGTCAGGCTGCTCCGGGCCGAAGCACCGGTGAAGCCATGAACCTCATGGAAGAGCTGGCAAGCAAGCTGCCTGCGGGTATCGGCTACGACTGGACCGGTATGTCCTATCAGGAACGTCTGTCCGGTAACCAGGCCCCTGCCCTGTACGCCATTTCACTGATTGTGGTCTTCCTGTGTCTGGCGGCACTGTACGAGAGCTGGTCGATTCCGTTCTCCGTTATGCTGGTAGTTCCACTCGGGGTTATCGGTGCGCTGCTTGCGGCAACGTTCCGTGGACTGACCAACGACGTGTACTTCCAGGTAGGCCTGCTGACAACCATTGGCTTGTCGGCGAAGAACGCGATACTTATCGTTGAATTCGCCAAAGATCTGATGGAGAAAGAAGGCAAAGGTCTTATTGAGGCGACGCTTGAGGCGGTTCGTATGCGTCTGCGCCCAATCCTGATGACGTCGCTGGCGTTTATCCTCGGCGTACTGCCGCTGGTTATCAGCTCCGGTGCGGGTTCCGGCGCGCAGAATGCGGTAGGTACAGGCGTTATGGGTGGGATGATCACCGCGACCGTACTGGCTATCTTCTTCGTACCGGTGTTCTTCGTGGTGGTTCGCCGCCGCTTCAGCCGTAAAAATGAAGATATTGAGCACAGTCATTCGGTAGAACCTCACTGA
- the acrA gene encoding multidrug efflux RND transporter periplasmic adaptor subunit AcrA, giving the protein MNKNRGLTPLAVVLMLSGSLALTGCDDKPAQQGAQQAPEVGVVTLKSEPLQITTELPGRTNAYRIAEVRPQVSGIILKRNFTEGGDVKAGESLYQIDPATYQASYESAKGDLAKAQAAAKIAQLTLNRYQKLLGTKYISQQDYDTALADAQQANAAVVAAKAAVETARINLAYTKVTSPISGRIGKSSVTEGALVQNGQTTALATVQQLDPIYVDVTQSSNDFLRLKQELANGTLKQENGKAKVELITNDGIKFPQEGTLEFSDVTVDQTTGSITLRAIFPNPDKNLLPGMFVRARLEEGTNPTALLVPQQGVTRTPRGDASALVVGADDKVETRNITATQAIGDKWLVTEGLKDGDRVIVTGLQKVRPGAQVKAQEVKSDDKQQASAAGRSEQTKS; this is encoded by the coding sequence ATGAACAAAAACAGAGGGTTAACGCCTCTGGCGGTCGTTCTGATGCTCTCAGGCAGCTTAGCGCTAACAGGATGTGACGACAAACCAGCTCAACAAGGAGCTCAGCAGGCGCCAGAAGTAGGCGTCGTGACGCTCAAATCTGAACCTCTACAAATCACCACCGAATTACCAGGCCGTACCAATGCTTACCGCATTGCGGAAGTGCGTCCTCAGGTTAGCGGCATTATCCTGAAGCGTAACTTCACCGAAGGCGGTGATGTGAAGGCCGGTGAGTCTCTGTATCAGATTGATCCAGCAACCTATCAGGCCTCTTATGAAAGTGCGAAAGGCGACCTGGCGAAAGCACAAGCCGCGGCCAAAATTGCTCAGCTGACGTTGAACCGCTACCAAAAGCTGCTCGGTACTAAGTACATCAGCCAACAGGATTACGATACCGCCCTGGCGGATGCACAGCAGGCTAACGCAGCCGTGGTGGCAGCCAAAGCGGCCGTCGAAACCGCGCGCATTAACCTGGCCTATACCAAAGTGACCTCCCCCATCAGCGGTCGTATTGGTAAATCTTCCGTCACGGAAGGGGCACTGGTGCAAAACGGGCAAACTACTGCGCTGGCGACCGTACAGCAGCTCGATCCGATCTACGTTGACGTGACGCAGTCCAGCAACGATTTCCTGCGCCTGAAACAGGAGCTGGCTAACGGCACCTTGAAACAGGAAAACGGCAAAGCCAAAGTGGAGCTGATTACCAACGACGGTATTAAGTTCCCGCAGGAAGGTACCCTGGAATTCTCTGACGTGACGGTCGACCAGACTACCGGTTCCATCACCTTACGTGCGATTTTCCCGAACCCTGACAAAAATCTGCTGCCAGGTATGTTCGTTCGCGCGCGTCTGGAAGAAGGAACGAATCCAACCGCACTTCTGGTTCCACAGCAGGGTGTCACCCGTACGCCACGCGGCGATGCGAGCGCGCTGGTTGTTGGGGCTGACGACAAAGTCGAAACGCGCAATATCACCGCCACCCAGGCGATTGGCGATAAATGGCTGGTGACGGAAGGTCTGAAAGATGGCGATCGCGTGATTGTTACTGGTTTGCAAAAAGTTCGTCCTGGCGCGCAGGTTAAAGCACAGGAAGTGAAATCTGACGATAAACAACAAGCTTCGGCCGCTGGCCGGTCAGAACAAACCAAGTCTTAA
- the acrR gene encoding multidrug efflux transporter transcriptional repressor AcrR, whose amino-acid sequence MARKTKQQALETRQHILDVAIRLFSQQGVSSTSLAQIAQAAGVTRGAIYWHFKDKSDLFSEIWELSESSISDLESEYRAKFPDDPLSVLREILVYILEATVVEERRRLMMEIIFHKCEFVGEMAVVQQAQRSLSLESYDRIEQNLNLCMQAKLLPANLLTRRAAILMRSYISGLMENWLFAPQSFDLKEEARSYVAILLEMLQLCPTLRSDAPSLTA is encoded by the coding sequence ATGGCACGAAAAACTAAACAACAAGCGCTGGAAACCCGACAACACATTCTGGATGTGGCAATACGTTTGTTCTCGCAGCAGGGTGTTTCATCCACCTCGCTGGCGCAGATTGCTCAGGCTGCCGGTGTGACGCGAGGAGCGATTTACTGGCATTTTAAAGATAAGTCAGATCTGTTCAGTGAAATCTGGGAGCTTTCAGAGTCCAGCATTAGCGATCTCGAGAGTGAGTATCGGGCAAAATTCCCTGACGATCCACTCTCAGTATTGAGAGAAATATTAGTATATATCCTTGAAGCAACGGTAGTTGAAGAACGTCGCAGATTAATGATGGAGATTATTTTTCATAAATGCGAGTTTGTGGGCGAGATGGCGGTGGTGCAGCAGGCGCAACGCAGCCTTAGCCTGGAGAGCTATGATCGTATTGAACAGAATCTTAACCTCTGTATGCAGGCAAAACTGTTACCGGCCAATCTCTTGACCCGACGGGCGGCAATCCTGATGCGCAGCTACATTTCCGGTCTGATGGAAAACTGGCTTTTCGCGCCGCAATCCTTTGACCTCAAAGAGGAAGCCCGCAGCTACGTGGCGATTTTACTGGAAATGCTACAGCTCTGCCCCACGCTGCGCAGCGACGCGCCTTCGCTAACGGCCTGA